The nucleotide window ATACCGACAAAATCGTGGAAAAAGCCAACCTCGTTTTCGAAAAGCCGGAATACAGGGATAACACCATCAAGTCACTTGAAAAAGGAAATGTGGTGAAAGTGAAATTTGAAATGGACGACAAGGTGGTGGAAGGAAAAGCAGTGCTCAATCCGCAATACAAGAACCTGAACCTTTACGACAACGACATGAACCGCATCAACACCAACAAACCTTTGCAGGGAATGGAAAATGAAGAAAAACAGGAGAAAGCCCATGTGAAGGAACAGAGCATCAAACGATAATAAATAATACCTGACTATTATCCGAAGGCGGTAAGTCAAATTTTGATTTGCCGCTTTTTTTAAAATGTAATCATTATGAACATCAAATCCATATTTTTAGTTTTCGTTTCAGTATTTATCCTAAATTCCTGCCACAAGGAAATCAAATCCGAAAAAGGCGGAATCGACCTCATTACCAATGTCTATTTTGATGCCTCCAGAGGATTGGACAAGATGCAGAGTTTCCACATCTCGAAAATGAGTTATTCGGAAAACCAAATTATCGAACTGGTTCCAAACCACACCTTTCCCGAAATGAATCAAAATGCCTATCTCGTGAGAGATTCTTTCTGCTATCCATTGGATGCTGAAAACGGCAACATCATACTTTCCGATATTCTTGAAAAACAAAAACCCGCATTGGTTTGGAACAAGAAGGACGGCGCCATATTCTCAAAAGAAATGATTCCGAACTATAATAACAGGCGGAAACTCTCCGACACGGTGTTATTCAAGAAAAAATACAGACGCTTCGAAATCAATTCGCCTTGGAACTATACCCGTTTCTACATCTATCCGACAGACACGATTCTGCCGTATTCCCTCTACAGACACGCCGAAAAGGATTATGGCGGAAGATTGGAGCGCATCGATTCCTACAATAAAAAGACCGACATCTTTGTAAGCCTGCAACTGCTTCCAAGAAAAAACTGGGACGACACGGCGAAAGACATTTTTGAGTTCAACCACTTCGTAAAAAACAGAAAAAGTGAGTGAGACATCCTATTTAAATCATTCTAGTTCAGAAATTTCCATTATTGAGGGAACTAAAAACGAACTGATTGTCTTTAACAGCGATAACGACAAAGATTCGTTTTTGGAACTTTTGAAACTAAACAATCAAAACAACGGCAGAACCCTTGTAACACTCAATTATAATGAAAATACTGGAAGCTTTGTCGAACGGTTTAAAAACTACGACGGAAAGATATTTCTGTGTCTAACCGGTGATGATGACGGAAATAGGTCTACACAAAAAATCCTCAATGAATTTCAAAATAAAAATATCAAGGACATCCGCCTGCTGTATGGAATTTCTGAAAATGGGAACCAAAACCTGGAAGAATATTTAAAAAATAAACTCCAAGTTCAAGAGAAAAATACTACTTTAGTTGAACAAAAAACGATAAGAAATGAAGACGATGGAACTCAATCCGAAGGAATTTCCGACACTCAGCACTTGGGAGCCGAACTTTCTCAACGAAATTCTGGAGAATCTAACCAAACAAGCAAACCCAAGCAAAACGGAAATCACTTTGGAGGACAAGCTGTGGACGGCAACCATACTGGAAATGGACTTGAAGACACAATCTGGAAGCATCTGGTCGGAAAACCAGAGCGAGGACCCGTTGACGGAACACAACCGCAAAATGCTGCAAAAAATGAGGGAGCAGAACATTCCTTGGGCGGAATCGTATCCGGGAGAAATGTATCCAATAGAATAGCAGAAATAGTAAAAACATCTACTCAAAACAATGAGGCATTAGGGGTTCTTATTTCAAAATATAAAGGTCAAAAACTGACCAATGAACAAGTTGCGGAAGTTGTTTCCGCAGCTTGTTTTGTTTCCAGCGATAAGCAAGTTAAACTCAAGGAAAGTCTTAACATTACCGAGGATTTAAAAGAGATCTGTCATCAATTCAAAAGTGGCGGAACAGCTAAAGAAGGCAGGGGTATTTTGGATGAATACTACACCGATTCAAGGATTGTAGATGCCGTCAGAAATTTAATCAAAGACCAGTTTAAGAACAGGCAGGAAATTTCGGTATTGGAACCCAGCGTTGGAACGGGAAATTTTCTGTATGCAGTGAAAGAATTGGGAATCAAGTCCAATATCACTGCCTTTGAAATCAACGAAACCACCGCAAAGATTGCGAAAATCCTTCATCCCGAAGCCCACATCCATCTCCGCTCCTTTGAAACCGAGTTTATCGAAGAGAAAGGCAACAAGAAGGAATTTGCCGAAAAATACGATTTGGTTATCGGTAATCCACCCTACGGCGACCATCGCGGATTATACAAAGGTTTGGGAGAAGAACCCAAAATCTCCAAATACGAGGACTATTTTGTCAAAAGGTCTTTAGATTCTCTTAAACCCAATGGAGTTTTGGCAATGGTGCTTCCTTCGGGTTGGTTGAACCGACAAGCCCAACTAAAAAATGCAGATATTTTGGAAGGTTTTCGTCTGCCGAATGGTGCTTTTGCCGGAACTCAGGTAGGAACGGACATTATTATTCTGCAAAAAAATTCCCAGAAAATTTCTACAGATATTTCCAATTATTTTGAAAAACATCCCGACAGGATTTTAGGGGAAACCCGAGAGAAAACCAACCGTTTTGGGAGGTTGGAAAACTATGTCTATGGAAATTTAGAGGACGCCTTATCTAGGATTGAGCAACTCAAAAATAAAAAGCAGACCGAAAGAATTGGAAACCTCTTTGAAGATTTGTTTTTGGAGGTTGATCAACCTAAAGGAGAATCAAAAAGCAAAACTTTAGAAAACACCATTCCCGCTAAAACAGAAGAAATTGACCTTGCAGAAACGAAAGATAAAATTGAGCAAGTTCTTTCCAGACTTAATGAAGTAAAATTCAAATCTCCCGCAATTGAAAAGGAGATTGAGAAGTATTTCAAACTCCAAACCCAAATTTTTGATAATCCCCCAAATTTTTCGAAAGACCAAATTGATGAAATTCATCGTAAAGCGGATAAAATTATCCAGTCCCACAAAGAGAAAAATGCGGAATATCGAATTCAGACCAAACCGGAAATCAAGAAAGGGGTTTTAAAATACCAATTTTTCAAAGCCGATGAAATTGTGAATGCCTCGCTTCAGAACAGTACCGATATTACTAAAGAACAGATTGAGGCATTTCGGGACACTTCCTACGACGGCACATTAAACAATCACGGTAAGCACTACCAATTTGCCAACTATATGGACGGAAATTGGGTTCACGATTTTTATTACGCCGAAGGGAATATCTACGCCAAATTAGAACAACTGGAAATAGACTTTAAGGACAGGTTCTCGGTTGGCGGAACAGAAAATCAATATGAGAAACAAAAGGATTTACTCCTCAATGTTCTTCCAAAACCAAAAACTTTAGACGAAATCTCAATCAGTCCGAATCATGAATTTGTCCACCAGTTTGATTTGGGATCCATAGAAAAGGAACGCTGGAATCAAAACACAAGACAGACGGAAACTGTAACGGTTCCCTATAATCTTGCAGAAAAATTCAAGGATTTTGTCGGAACGCTTTCCAGTGAGGCATTTGCAGGTTCTTCATCTTGGGAAGTAAGAAGTTTTGTAGACAACGAAAACGTTACCGGAAGCGACAAGGAACGGAATGCCTTGGTTCGCGAAAGACGAAAAGTCGCCGCCAACGACTTGTTTCAAAAATTTTTGAGGGAAGAATTGTCGGACGCTTTAAGGAAGCGTTTTGTCAATGATTTTAACCGAAACTACAACAATATCTATGTTCCGGACTATTCAAAGTTTCCTTTGTTTTCAAAAATCCATTTGAATTTTAAAGGTCGAGAACTTAGATTAACTGAAGTTCAGAAAGCCGGAATCGGAAGGCAGACCACGAAAGGTGTCGGATTACTTGCACATGAAGTGGGATTTGGAAAAACATTGTCTGGAATCCTGTCAATGCACGAAGCGATGGAAAGAGCAAATGCGAAAAGACCGCTGATTGTCGTTCCCAATGACAGCATTCTGAAACAGTGGGTGGAAACCATTTTTGAAACCATTCCCGAAGCCAAAGTGAATGTCTTGGGAAATCTCGGAAAAGACTTCGACCTCTCAAAATTCGACAACAAGGATGGGGAAATCACCATCGTCACTTACGAGGGTTTTAACAATATCGGTTTTTCTGAAAATATTACCCAAAATCTGGCTTCCAAGTTCTCCTATATTTCAGAAAATGAATTAAGAAGTGTAAACACCATCAGCGAAAGGGATTTTCAGAAAGAACTGGAAAAAGAAAAAGAACTGGTGGGTAAAATGAAGCGTGGCAAGATTTACGATTGGGAAGACTTTGGTTTTGACCATCTGACTTATGACGAAGTCCACAACGCGAACCATATCGTAGGAAAAGTAAGAATAAAAGACCGCCGATTTGCTTCAGACTTTAGAAATCAAAACCAGCAGACTTCAAAGTTGGGTATCAATACTTGGATGGCTGCGCAATACATCCAAGAAAAGAACGACGGTAGAAATGTTACCTTGCTTTCTGCAACGCCATTTACCAATAAACCACTGGAATATTATTCTATTCTCTCCTTGATTGCGAACAAGAGATTAGAAGAATCGGGCTACTTCAATGTGAATACCTTCTTTGAAACCTTTATGGAGGCAGACAACGACATGGAGATTGACGCAAAAGGTGATGTGAAATTCAAGGCGAATGTTCGACGTTTTAAAAACAATTCGCTGTTTCAGCAACTTTTATCTGAATTTATTGATATCAAAGGCGAAGAAGACAATCCAGAATTGGTGCGGCCCAACCGAATCAACAAGGAATATAAGATTGAGCAGAACTATTTAACGAGTGAGCAATACGAAATGCTCAATGAAAACTTTACCGAAACCCAAAAAGGGGCAATTCTTACGCATATCCTTAATGCCCGTTTGATTGCGATTTCACCATATCTTTCTCCCTATTATGAAGGAGAAGAACCGTCTTTAGAAGAGTTTATAGAGGATTCTCCGAAACTAAAACAAACGATGGATTTGATTCGGCAGAACAAAAACGACATTCCGGATTCGGGACAGATTATCTACTCTGAATTAGCTGTTTCGGAATTTCCGAAACTAAGGGAATATTTGGTACGGGAGGTCGGCTACAAACCGGAAGAAGTCGGAGTCATCACCGGAGCAACCAGCAAACCAAACCGTTTAAAGATTCAAGATGATTTCAATTCCGGAAAAATAAAGGTGGTCATCGGAAGCGAGGCGATTCAGGAAGGAATGAACCTTCAGGAAAATACGACGGATATTTACATGCTTTCTCTTCCGTACAACTTTACCTCTCTACGGCAAGTGGAAGGTCGTGCTTGGCGACAAGGAAATAGGAACGAAAATGTAAGAATCAACTTTATGTTGACCAATGACAGCATTGATGTCTTTATGCTTCAAAAATTGCAATCCAAACAGGCAAGATACTTGGAGGCAATGA belongs to Chryseobacterium sp. and includes:
- a CDS encoding helicase-related protein, with the translated sequence MSETSYLNHSSSEISIIEGTKNELIVFNSDNDKDSFLELLKLNNQNNGRTLVTLNYNENTGSFVERFKNYDGKIFLCLTGDDDGNRSTQKILNEFQNKNIKDIRLLYGISENGNQNLEEYLKNKLQVQEKNTTLVEQKTIRNEDDGTQSEGISDTQHLGAELSQRNSGESNQTSKPKQNGNHFGGQAVDGNHTGNGLEDTIWKHLVGKPERGPVDGTQPQNAAKNEGAEHSLGGIVSGRNVSNRIAEIVKTSTQNNEALGVLISKYKGQKLTNEQVAEVVSAACFVSSDKQVKLKESLNITEDLKEICHQFKSGGTAKEGRGILDEYYTDSRIVDAVRNLIKDQFKNRQEISVLEPSVGTGNFLYAVKELGIKSNITAFEINETTAKIAKILHPEAHIHLRSFETEFIEEKGNKKEFAEKYDLVIGNPPYGDHRGLYKGLGEEPKISKYEDYFVKRSLDSLKPNGVLAMVLPSGWLNRQAQLKNADILEGFRLPNGAFAGTQVGTDIIILQKNSQKISTDISNYFEKHPDRILGETREKTNRFGRLENYVYGNLEDALSRIEQLKNKKQTERIGNLFEDLFLEVDQPKGESKSKTLENTIPAKTEEIDLAETKDKIEQVLSRLNEVKFKSPAIEKEIEKYFKLQTQIFDNPPNFSKDQIDEIHRKADKIIQSHKEKNAEYRIQTKPEIKKGVLKYQFFKADEIVNASLQNSTDITKEQIEAFRDTSYDGTLNNHGKHYQFANYMDGNWVHDFYYAEGNIYAKLEQLEIDFKDRFSVGGTENQYEKQKDLLLNVLPKPKTLDEISISPNHEFVHQFDLGSIEKERWNQNTRQTETVTVPYNLAEKFKDFVGTLSSEAFAGSSSWEVRSFVDNENVTGSDKERNALVRERRKVAANDLFQKFLREELSDALRKRFVNDFNRNYNNIYVPDYSKFPLFSKIHLNFKGRELRLTEVQKAGIGRQTTKGVGLLAHEVGFGKTLSGILSMHEAMERANAKRPLIVVPNDSILKQWVETIFETIPEAKVNVLGNLGKDFDLSKFDNKDGEITIVTYEGFNNIGFSENITQNLASKFSYISENELRSVNTISERDFQKELEKEKELVGKMKRGKIYDWEDFGFDHLTYDEVHNANHIVGKVRIKDRRFASDFRNQNQQTSKLGINTWMAAQYIQEKNDGRNVTLLSATPFTNKPLEYYSILSLIANKRLEESGYFNVNTFFETFMEADNDMEIDAKGDVKFKANVRRFKNNSLFQQLLSEFIDIKGEEDNPELVRPNRINKEYKIEQNYLTSEQYEMLNENFTETQKGAILTHILNARLIAISPYLSPYYEGEEPSLEEFIEDSPKLKQTMDLIRQNKNDIPDSGQIIYSELAVSEFPKLREYLVREVGYKPEEVGVITGATSKPNRLKIQDDFNSGKIKVVIGSEAIQEGMNLQENTTDIYMLSLPYNFTSLRQVEGRAWRQGNRNENVRINFMLTNDSIDVFMLQKLQSKQARYLEAMKKGADVLDISDISTQEMKTAIITNPETRANIEIELMKKQIETEKNKFLADSAFVLRKYDSFIKIQEEVTKAQHNYNRILGYSKEEGDNAEYWKNQLPFYQKTIDLTKEKVQEEIDILSQKGVNVTEIEQQTKITEDKIAELDKRLEDLPNVREGLVEKYREEKEMQLKINESRGYLEERMVENSQLFKTNIIRVIDKNFENENVQKIEIQQYGRKR